The Arachis ipaensis cultivar K30076 chromosome B03, Araip1.1, whole genome shotgun sequence region caaaataaacataaaaaaaaaaaactacaagaCGCTGCCAACAAGAGTATGTAGGGGCAAGTACTAATTAGTAATTAAAGGAGGATGGTGAGTTTAATTTAAATTTGGCAAGTACTAATTAGTAATTAATTAGTAGGGGCGATGACCTAAGATGTTGCCTGGAGGGTGATAGTAACAAGTAACAAGAGTTCTTCCATTAAGACAATTGGCTCTAGCACATCCTACATAAGTAGATGCCTTGGAAACAACTTGAGTGTAGGCAACACAATTAGCAGGGTTACCACCAATGCAAGTGTTGGATCTGTAGTCGTAATTTTGTTTTTGTGCCACCCACTTTGCCACAGCAAATGCTCCTGTAAGGCTTTTGGATGGACCACTCAAAATGTTTTGACCGTACATAGGATGAGGGGATATAGATACCCTATCAAGGCAATCCACAATGTGTTTACTCAAAAACGTGTTGGCATGTGATTCTAACTCATTATCCCACAACAGAGGATTAATCCCAACT contains the following coding sequences:
- the LOC107632234 gene encoding pathogenesis-related protein 1B-like; amino-acid sequence: MTSFITLIPLCLLAQNSPQDYLEGHNIARAEVGINPLLWDNELESHANTFLSKHIVDCLDRVSISPHPMYGQNILSGPSKSLTGAFAVAKWVAQKQNYDYRSNTCIGGNPANCVAYTQVVSKASTYVGCARANCLNGRTLVTCYYHPPGNILGHRPY